In Pleurocapsa minor HA4230-MV1, the genomic window GCGATCGCTTTGATTAACTACATCAAACCAGACGGGTAAATCAAACTGAACACAAAATTCTTGGGTTTCTTGACGACATACCTCTAAAATAGGACGAATCAAAGAAATTTCTGGAGTTAAGGAACGTTGCCAAGTTAAAGCAGCTAATCCATTTGCCCCAGCACCACGAATTAAGTTATAAAGTAAAGTCTCGGCGCGATCGCTTTTTGTATGCCCTGTAACAATATATTCAAACTTTTGTGATTGGGCAATTTCGCTCAAAGCTTGATAACGCCATTTTCTAGCTGCTGCTTCAGTTTCTTGGAGATTGTGGGCAATTTTAAGATAGAAAGGTAATTCCCAGCTTTGCGCCACCTGACTTACTCTCTCGGCTATACCAACATCTGTTGACCACTGATGATCGCAATGAGCGATCGCCAACTGCCAATGCCACTTAGAGCGTAAATCCAAGAGTAATTTGCCTAAACAGAGGGAATCTTGTCCTCCAGACACGGCAACTAAAATCTTGGCTTCAGGGGGTAAAAGCGATCGCTGAAGTAAGGTTTTATGTAATTTCGTATGGAGGGTTGTCCAATAAATCTGAGACATACAGCAGGTAAGATTTAAAAATTATGGTAATTATCTTAAGTAATTTCCGACACATCAAGTTATTTGGTGTTGGTCACATAGCAGCTTGACACTGGCATAAAGATTGAGTAAAGGAATTTACATCAAAAAGAACCATAGGTAATTATGTATGTGTGGTTGCTAGTCAGAAAAAATACTGAGAAGATTCTCCACTAGTAGTAATGTTATTTTGTAACTTTTTAGATTACTTTTTAATATGATTCGTGTTTTATTAGTTGACGATCAAAAAATGGTCAGGGAAACCTTGAAAGTTTCGCTAGAAATGGAAACTGATATCGAAATTGTCGGTACGGCTAATAATGGTATTGCCGCAATTAAACAAGTGGAGATGCTTCATCCTGACATTGTGATCATGAATATGGAAATGCCTGGTTTAGATGGGGCTAGTGCCACAAAACAAATTACTAGTCGATTTGTGCAGACCAAAGTTTTGATGCACACTTCCTCTGACAATGATGAATACATCTCAAAATCATTGGCAATGGGGGCAAAGGGCTATCTCTTAAAAAATGTTGACACTCAAGATTTAGCAGGGGTGATTCGGAATGTAAATAAGGGCTATACTCAAATTTCGCCTGGACTATTAGACAAATTGTTAATTACTACCGATTCAGGTGTTGTGATCAGCAAACTCGAGAGTTCCCTTGCTGCCTATCAATCAGGTAATAGCACCACGATATCTACTGCCACACCCCAAAAATCCCTTTCTAATCTAAAACTTGTCTCTCGTCAGCAGCAAGAAGAGATTGGTAAGTTACGTCAGAGTCTTGACGATAATCAATCAGAATTACCCAAAATCAAGCAACATCTTGCTCGTTACCAAAAATATCTGTGGCTAATATCTTTGCTGTGGTTAATATCTCTTCCCTTACTAGTATTGTCTGTCTTAAGACTCGATCGCAAAACTAATGATCTTCAACTACAAACCAATAATCTGGAAAAAAATTTAGAATCAACCGTTATTCCCCTAGAAAGAGTTGGCTTATACGGGGAGTTTAGTCTCAATGGGATCGCTCAAAGAGTTGCTAAAGCTTATGCACAAGATTCTAAGTTGAGTCAGATTTCTTCAGTTTATGTTGCTCAAAAAGATGATGCGATCGTTTTATTTGGAACTATTGCCAATGCCACTCTCTTAAGGCAGATGGAAAATCTTGCCAAGGAAGTTGATGGGGTGAAGCAAGTTTATACTAATAATGTGACAATTCAATCTGATTTGAGCAGTAGTATCCTGGGTTCAGATCGATAAATTTGCTTGAAAATTCGGTACCAATTCAGAAAATGGTCAGAAAATTTGCCGTTCAGTAAGACAATGCAGTAACTTGTGAGTATTAATTATTTAAATTTTAAAGTAGAGACGGTGTTGTGTCTAAAAACTGGTTAATTTCTCTGATAACTTGTGCTGGTATTTCTAGTTTATCTTTACCTGCAACAGGGCAAGCCGTATTGCCTTATGTCCCTAAATTAGATTCAGAAAAACTTGAATTACAAGGATTACAACTACTGCAAGATGCGGTACAGTTAATTCGCTTCCAACAATATGACTTAGCCTTACCAAGAGCAGAATTAGCCACTCAACTCGCTCCAGCAAATTATGATGTTTGGTTTATTCTTGGCAGTCTTTATGTCCAGCAAGAAAAAATCGATAAAGGAATTAAAACCCTAGAAAAAGCTCAAAGTCTAGCTCCTGAACAAGAAGGAATTTTATTCAGATTAGGCGAAGCTTATTTTCAGAAAGGAGATTATGAAACAGCACAAGAAAAGTTTGAAGCTGGATTAGCCATCAAAAATGAGTCTCCTGACGCTTTGTTTAGTTTAGGCAATACTTATCTCAAATTAGCTATGTTTGATGAGGCAATTGAGGCTTATGAAGAAGCTTTCCAAATGGAGGCGACTTTCTGGCCAGCATTGAATAATGTTGGACTAGTAGAATATGAACAAGGCGATCGCAATGAGGCAATTTCTAGGTGGGAATCGGTTATTAAGGTTGATGGAAAACAGGCAGAACCTAAGTTAGCCTTGGCAGTAGCCTTGTTTGCCGAAGGTAAAGTTGATGAGGCTATTAAGTTAGGGAAAGCAGCTTTAAAACTCGATAGTCGTTATGCTGACATTAAGTTTCTCCAGGAGAATCTCTGGGGAGAACAGTTAATTGAAGACACTCGCGAGTTTCTCAACAATCCTCAGATTAAAAAAATTGTTTCCAATAACAAACCAGCTAATCCAGAAGAATTACCTGCGCAAAACCAAGGTGTTCCTATCCCTCAATAGATTTTTCGGCGTTGGTGATTAGTAATTAGTAATTAGTAATCAGTAATTACTAATTACTGTTCATTTCTCACATTGCCAGATCAAATAGCAAGAATTCAGCATCGGCATTATTTGCAGCGATCGCAATTTCTGTTTCATCAGTTATAGCAGCACCATCTCCCGCCTGTAGTAACCGCTCGTTGAGTTTGACTTCGCCTTTAGCCACCTGTAGCCAAATCCCTCGATTGTCTTTGATTTGATAGGTAAGGCGATCGCTCTTCGTTAACGAACCCAAGTAAAGATTTACGTCTTGATGGATCGTAACGGAGTTGTTTCTGCCATCTCGTGAGCCTAAAAGGGTTAGTTGCCCTTGTTTCAACTCTGAACTAAAGTTTTTTTCTTCATAGCTAGGCTCTAATCCTCGTTCCTCTGGCAAAATCCAAATTTGCAATAGATGAACTGGTGCTGTTGCCGAGGCATTAAATTCACTGTGTTTAACTCCCGTACCCGCAGACATCCGTTGAACATCTCCTGGACGAATTACTGAGCCATTGCCCATACTGTCTCGATGTTCTAATTCACCCGATAACACACAGGTGATAATCTCCATGTCTTGATGTCCATGAGTACCAAAACCTTCAGCGGGAATAATTTTGTCTTCATTAATTACCCGTAAACTCGCAAACCCCATATGTTGTGGGTCATAATAATTGCCAAAAGAAAAGCTATGTCTGCTATCTAACCAATTGAACTTAGCAACACCTCTTTGATCTTGAGGACGAATGGTAATCATTTGATTTTACCTCCTGGTGTTCAATATATTTATGATAGATCAGCTTAAAATAAAAGACAATATAGTATTTAATAGACATATTGTATCGATATTATCTACAATCTATGGATAAGTTTGCCAGCATGGAAGCCTTTGCTCAGGTGGTACAGTCAGGAGGATTTGCCGCTGCGGCGAGAAAGATGGGAGTCTCGCGATCGACAGTTAACAAGTTAGTGATTAACTTAGAAAATGAATTAAAGGTACAGTTGCTACAAAGGAGTACTCGCCAGGTTAAGCCGACACCGACAGGATTAGCTTTTTACGAACGATGTCTGAATATCTTAGAGGAAGTTTCAGCAGCAGAGGAGGCGGTATCTGAGCTACAAACTGAACCCAAAGGAACTCTGAAAATCAATGCACCAATGTCTTTTGGCACATTATATCTAGGTAAGGCGATCGCCCAATTCATCGCTCAATATCCAGAATTACAGGTACAGTTAACCCTAGACGATCGCTTTATCGATCCCATCGCTGAGGGATACGATTTAACTATTAGAATCGCTCAACCAGAAACATCTCCTAGTTTAGTTTGTCAGGAGATTTCACCTGTGGCCAGAGTTCTGTGTGCTTCTCCTGGGTATCTAAAAAAACGTGGTGTTCCGAGTCATCCTACTGAATTATCACAACATTCTTGTCTGCATTACGGACAGATAGTTACAGGAAACCAATGGCAATTAAATAATGGCGCTCAAAAATATCAGGTAACAGTTAAGGGAGTGCTTTGTTCAAATAACGGCGAAGTCTTAAAAGATTCAGTCTTACAAGGTTTGGGGATAGCTTTGTTACCTACTTTTATGATTGAACCAGAATTAAAACTAAAAACACTGGCGATCGTTTTACCAGATTATCAACCACCAGCGATCGCGCTTTGTCTTATTTATCCTTTAAATCGACACTTGAATACCAAAATAAAATTATTTGTCGAGTTTTTTAGACAAAGATTTGGCAATGATAATAGCGATTAGCTGGGAGATCGCGAGCAAAAATATGCCAATGTTGGGTTTCACTTTGTTTTACCCAATCTAAAAGATTAGCGTCGCTGTTGTTCAAGGTCACAATCTTAAGGCAAAATAAAGATAGTCTGCTTGAGTGTTTTGTGTCATGACGTTTAGTGAGGCTAACAACTCACCAAAAAAAATATCTCAAGTTGTCGAAAACCTCAATATATATATAAATTTTAAATTCACAATTTAAGCGTGATCCAGAAATGACTACAAATATAGAAACAGAATTAAAAGAAATACTATTGGAAATCAAGTCTGATGTTAAAGACTTGAAAAAAGAGGTATCTGACATCAAAACGGATGTAGTAGTTTTAAAAACTAATCAAGAGAACATAAAGGAAAAATTATCTACCCAACAAAAAGCTATTGATAAAATTCCTGACTTAGCCGAAAAAGTTGGAGAACTAAAAAACTGGCGACAAATCGCCATAATTATAATTACTGGAACAGCTAGTACTGTTTTTGGCTGGATTTTAAAAAGTGGTAAATTTTAACTTCTAATATTTTGCTCAATTTAAACTCTCTATCTAAAAATATTGTTCATTCTTTGACTGGTTGGCAATATATTTTAGATGCTCTATCTCTATAGCTATTTTTGAGAAATGGTATGATAACTTAATTCAATTACTATATCTTCTATGAACTATGATAGTAGTAAGCTAGATTGAGGTACAAAACTTTACAAATACCAGCTTTAGTTTAGTTTCACTATCACTCTAGCTAACCTACTAAATTTCTTGGCAAAGCTTAGCCTAGCCCTAAAACTATTTTGCCACTACAAAGTTAACTAACTTATTCGGGACAACAATTATTTTTTTCACCTCTTTCCCCTCGATATATTTTTGCGCAATCTCAGATTCAGTCGCATATTTTTCTAACGCCGACTTATCTGAGCCAGCAGGGACTTGAATTGTGCCACGAGTTTTTCCCATAATCTGCACCACTAAAGTAATCTCGTCAACTACTAAAGCTGATTCATCTACTTCGCGCCACGGCTGTTTGTGGACTGATTCGCTATTGCCTAACTTACTCCATAATTCCTCAGCTAGGTGTGGTGTAAAAGGAGCTAGCAACAAGACTAAGGTTTCAATTCCTTCCTGATATACAGGAGAAGTTTCACACTGGGCATCTTTTAAGGCATTGCTTAACTTCATTAACTCCGAGACGGCAGTATTAAACTGATAATCTCCTGTTAAGTCTTCGGTGACTTCCTT contains:
- the tilS gene encoding tRNA lysidine(34) synthetase TilS; this translates as MSQIYWTTLHTKLHKTLLQRSLLPPEAKILVAVSGGQDSLCLGKLLLDLRSKWHWQLAIAHCDHQWSTDVGIAERVSQVAQSWELPFYLKIAHNLQETEAAARKWRYQALSEIAQSQKFEYIVTGHTKSDRAETLLYNLIRGAGANGLAALTWQRSLTPEISLIRPILEVCRQETQEFCVQFDLPVWFDVVNQSDRYARNRIRGELIPYLQQRFNPQVENSLAQTAEILRADLAHLENTANQLLQEAANGDRLNRSSLQPAPLAIQRRAIRQFLPRVMSRQPNFEQIEAVVNLISAPNKSRTSTLPGGAIAEVSGEWIIFSHQ
- a CDS encoding response regulator — translated: MIRVLLVDDQKMVRETLKVSLEMETDIEIVGTANNGIAAIKQVEMLHPDIVIMNMEMPGLDGASATKQITSRFVQTKVLMHTSSDNDEYISKSLAMGAKGYLLKNVDTQDLAGVIRNVNKGYTQISPGLLDKLLITTDSGVVISKLESSLAAYQSGNSTTISTATPQKSLSNLKLVSRQQQEEIGKLRQSLDDNQSELPKIKQHLARYQKYLWLISLLWLISLPLLVLSVLRLDRKTNDLQLQTNNLEKNLESTVIPLERVGLYGEFSLNGIAQRVAKAYAQDSKLSQISSVYVAQKDDAIVLFGTIANATLLRQMENLAKEVDGVKQVYTNNVTIQSDLSSSILGSDR
- a CDS encoding tetratricopeptide repeat protein, whose translation is MSKNWLISLITCAGISSLSLPATGQAVLPYVPKLDSEKLELQGLQLLQDAVQLIRFQQYDLALPRAELATQLAPANYDVWFILGSLYVQQEKIDKGIKTLEKAQSLAPEQEGILFRLGEAYFQKGDYETAQEKFEAGLAIKNESPDALFSLGNTYLKLAMFDEAIEAYEEAFQMEATFWPALNNVGLVEYEQGDRNEAISRWESVIKVDGKQAEPKLALAVALFAEGKVDEAIKLGKAALKLDSRYADIKFLQENLWGEQLIEDTREFLNNPQIKKIVSNNKPANPEELPAQNQGVPIPQ
- a CDS encoding pirin family protein, whose translation is MITIRPQDQRGVAKFNWLDSRHSFSFGNYYDPQHMGFASLRVINEDKIIPAEGFGTHGHQDMEIITCVLSGELEHRDSMGNGSVIRPGDVQRMSAGTGVKHSEFNASATAPVHLLQIWILPEERGLEPSYEEKNFSSELKQGQLTLLGSRDGRNNSVTIHQDVNLYLGSLTKSDRLTYQIKDNRGIWLQVAKGEVKLNERLLQAGDGAAITDETEIAIAANNADAEFLLFDLAM
- a CDS encoding LysR family transcriptional regulator, which gives rise to MDKFASMEAFAQVVQSGGFAAAARKMGVSRSTVNKLVINLENELKVQLLQRSTRQVKPTPTGLAFYERCLNILEEVSAAEEAVSELQTEPKGTLKINAPMSFGTLYLGKAIAQFIAQYPELQVQLTLDDRFIDPIAEGYDLTIRIAQPETSPSLVCQEISPVARVLCASPGYLKKRGVPSHPTELSQHSCLHYGQIVTGNQWQLNNGAQKYQVTVKGVLCSNNGEVLKDSVLQGLGIALLPTFMIEPELKLKTLAIVLPDYQPPAIALCLIYPLNRHLNTKIKLFVEFFRQRFGNDNSD